The window CGCGGCCGTGGCGGTGCTGTGAGATGCTAGTGCGCGCGGCGCGGGGGGCCGGGGGCCTGGTGCTCAAGGTGAGAAGGGGGCTGGCCCTCCTCCCCGCGCTCTTTCCCGGCGCGCCCCGCCGCCCATTGCTACCTAGTGAAGATGGGGAGGGTAGCCCGCTGTGGTGGGAGAAACCGAGGGGTCGGAAATAACTCCCGCCCACGTGGGACGGAGTGGGGGCGGGGGCGCGCGTGTCCGGGCTCACCTGCCGTCCCCGCCCCCCCTTTTCCGAACTCTTACGCTCTCAGGACCCCGCCTCCGTGGCTTCGTTCTTCCCGTGCTCGCTGCCCCCACCCCCGGCCTCTGCCCTACCCGCTCTCCGcgccttcctttcccccacctccctaTCTATCGGTGGTTGTTTCCTGCAGGCTCCCAGAGCCTGGCTGGGCCCCGTTCAGCACCGCGCGGCCTCAGGCCTCCCGAGAAATACCGTCGTGCTGTTTGTGCCACAGCAAGAGGCGTGGGTCGTGGAGCGGATGGGTCGCTTCCACCGGATTTTGGAGCCAGTGAGATTTCcgtttttccttccccctttgcCCGTGGGGAATAGCTGGGGGAGGCAGCCCTGAGCATGAAGAAAATAAGTGAACAAAGCTTGTATTTAGCACTTGTCACATGCAAAGCGCCGGGCTAAGTGATGGGCGTGCACATAGGGAAAGTGTGGCAGTCTCTTCCTTCGAGGAGCTCACCTTCTAATGGGGAAGTCCACACAAGTCCGGGCTATCTAGAAGCCCCTATGGACTGAATGCTCGTGCATAGGGAGGGTTTCTTCAGGGTCTTAATTTCTACCAGATCCTCTGACTTTTCCTCCCACTCTTACCCAGGGCTTAAACATCCTAATCCCTGTGCTGGATCGAATCCGGTATGTGCAGAGCCTCAAGGAGATTGTCATCAATGTGCCCGAACAGTCagctgtgaccctgggtgaggaggagggCACGCCTCCTTGTCATTCTGCCTTTATGTACAAGTGTGACGGGGTGTAGGAGGGTGGGCTGCGCGGAGCTGACCGTGAGGACGTGAGAGAACTGAGCAGCAATTGGGGAGTCATGATAGAGAAAgccaggaagggaaggagggaagggtacattagagagggaagaggaagggctTTGGGGAGAATGGGGAGCTGTGGGATAGAGGCTGAGAGGCTAAAGACCTTgacttttcctcccctttttccctaGACAACGTGACGCTACAGATTGATGGAGTGCTTTACTTGCGCATCATGGACCCTTACAAGGTACCTTCCTACTTCCAAATTTGTGGGCAATTTTGGTGACTTCCCATCTCGGGACATTATATTCCTTATCACAAACTCTTCCCCTAGGCGAGCTATGGTGTAGAAGATCCAGAGTATGCAGTCACCCAGCTGGCCCAGACGACCATGAGAAGTGAGCTTGGAAAGCTCTCATTGGATAAGGTTTTTCGTGTGAGTGGAGTCAGGTCACAGCTTTTGGTCACTTAGGGTAAAAGTGTAAAGGCTCCTTTTTACAGACCTTGTTGTATTGAATCTTTCCCCTGGAGACTTGATGGTGTGATGGGGAGTCAAGGGAAGGTATCAGGTTGTCTGCTTGGTCCAGCTCCCTAGAACAGGGCTCCCACTGAGGTAAATAAGATGTTATCTCATCTTTGTCCCACACCAGGAACGAGAATCCCTGAATGCCAGCATTGTGGATGCCATCAATCAGGCCTCTGATTATTGGGGTATCCGCTGTCTCCGCTATGAGATCAAGGACATCCACGTACCTCCTCGAGTCAAAGAGTCTATGCAGATGCAGGTTGGGGGAATGAGGGCGTGGCTCTTGGAATGGTGGGGCAGTTTAAAGCTGAAAACCATAGGAGCTGGGAAGGAGTCATTGGTTGCAGAGACAGAGATCATCCTATTCAAATGCCTAGTGAGAATGGCAATGGAATCTGTTTTTTAGTCCCTGGACCCTGCTCTTTCATCTTCCTGGGAAAACTCTATTGATGGGGATTATGGTTATCCATATTTGAGTTCTCTAGCTAGCCTTCTTTTTACCCCCAAGATGACCTTGGGATGAGAAAGTATAGCTGTGTCTCTGTTTTAGCGCCATCCCTGATAGCCTGAAAACTAGGTCTGTCTCCTTGGTGACCTTGGGGTGGGGTGACCCTGCTTCCAGGTAGAGGCAGAACGTCGGAAACGTGCAACGGTGCTTGAGTCAGAGGGAACTCGGGAGTCTGCCATCAATGTGGCTGAGGGAAAGAAGCAGGCACAGatcttggcctctgaggcagagAAGGCTGAACAAATCAACCAGGCAGCTGGTCAGTGATGGTGGGGGTAAAGAGGGGGTCTGGTCTGGCCAGACTTCTGTCCCTGTAGGGATTCTGGCCAGGAACAAATTTTCCCTGTTTGCTGTCACTGAGAACTCTTGCCTCCCCCAGGCGAGGCCACTGCAGTGCTGGCCAAAGCAAAGGCCAAGGCTGAGGCTATACGGATCCTAGCAGCAGCTCTGACACAACAAGTGAGTGAATAATAGGAGGTAGGAGATTTCTTGTCCTGTTCCTAAGCAGAAATGCTCCATAGTGCTCCCCTATCTACTTTTGGGGGGTTCTCTTGAAGCTGTGTCCCCTGTAATCTGAACTCATCTCTGAAGTCACATTTTCTATAATTCCTGACTTCCCACTTCCCTTGATTTAACCTCAAAATGCATTCCCTAAGCCTATGTCCTTTGACTCTATGGCCTTGTGATCCCGATTTCTTGTTTCCCATGGCCCCTGACCTCACCTGTCCCATATTTCCTGATCTCATTTCTCATGACCCCTTATGTTATTTATACTTTTTGTAATTCTTGACCTGATGATCGTGGCGGTGACTATAGAATGGAGATGCAGCAGCTTCCCTAACAGTGGCCGAACAGTATGTCAGCGCTTTCTCCAAACTGGCAAAGGATTCCAACACCATTCTGCTACCTTCTAATCCTGGAGATGTCACTAGCATGGTGGCTCAGGTTAGAGTCTCCCTCAACATCCCCATTTTAATTGCATTCTACCAGAAACTAAAGTAGTTTTCCAGATTACCCCAGGGAACATTGTCTCTAGATGTTGTTTCTGAATCTCTCCTTTCCTGAAGGTCTTCCTCACATCCCcaatcaaaaataattaaatcttcctgcagaaatagttttgttttacCCCCTTTCAAGTTGAATAGCCTCCTTCCCAATGAAATGCTGATTCTCCACCTCCAATATATGAATTACCATTCACTGTGGTCCTCAGTTCTCCCCTTCCACCTATGAATCAATCAGTCAGCCTTAAggtttttactttcttattctcTGCCTTCAATACTCACATGCATCTCCTCTCCCTGGTGTCTCATTCCCATCTCTTGTTCCTCCATTTTCATGCCTCTGTCCCTTGCCCTAATTTTTTATGTGTTATTACACCAATcacctaattttgtttttctctaatccCAGGCCATGAGTGTGTATGGAGCCCTTGCCAAAACCTCCACCACCGAGGCACCAAGTTCAGTCTCTGATGGAAAAATCAGGGTTGCCCAGCGTGCAAACACTGGTCAGGATGAAGAACTGGAACGTGTAAAACTGAGTTAGCAGAGCCTGGCTTGGCTTGTGGGCCCTGGGAATCCTGGGAGAGGCTTCTGATCCAGGACCCATCTTTACCCCACTGCCCTCAACACTTCTGGACCCCTCAGCCaagattttggtttttatttttttatttgaactttaATCATGTAATAAATACATCTGGTGGGACAGCAGCAAGAAGCAGTCTCATTGTCTTAGAGTTTGGGGGAAAGTTCAGGAAACTGGTGTTGTTATAGTTTGTAAGATggtggattttctttttcctgcatAATACTCCACATCCATATTGGGgtttggaaacattttttttccttcagaagttGATATGGCAAGTAAGGCAGGtattaaagagtttttaaagaGGAACACTGGAAATTCTCCACGCCACCTCTgcattcttctctcttcctcccatacAAAACTATGGGGAAGACTagacttcatttctcaatgaGTTAGCCTAGCCCTCCTGTGTGATGCATGCTGTAGGATTGTAGTCTGCAGCATATTGCTGAGAAGACTTTGGGCAGAAAGGGAGATCTCTGTTTTTTAGTTCATGCTTTCTGTTTTCCCATTGTAGAAGAGGGTATTGTAGGGCATGGAGAAGAATCTCTTGTTTCCTATTGCCCTGGGGAATCACTGCTCAAACTTATGGGGTAATCATTACCTATTAAGGGTGGGATCGTGGGAAGTTACATATCACTATCAgaaacccaattttttttcttcttgctgtcTTGAGGGATTTAAGACCAATTTCACCCTAGTTAGCCAACTGCACCGGATAGATATACTCCCACATAAGTCCACCCCGAGGGCTTAGTCAAAATCCACAAAAAGCCTGCCCTTGCTGCAGTTCTGCAATAACCTCTGGGTCCATCTCCCTTTGTTTTTGAGGTGATTTAACTAGGACTGGACACCAGACAAAAGAACTTATAAACGCTAGTGGAATGGAAGAATACTGGATCAAACAAAGCCCTCATCTCAAATGCCACGACTCTGTTTAATCCCTTTCCTCTTGCCCCCATTTAAAAGAGGGGTTTGACCCCCTTCTGCTTCTACCCCTGATTAGTGTCACAGGCCTCAGAAATGCTAACTGGGGGACAATGTCCAATGGGAAGGGACCCTCTCAACTTCCTCCCCTTACTGCCCAGCCCAGGGCGGTGATTTGCAGCCCACAGTTCACTTAAGAGCACCATCCTATTGCCCAACACAGTGCTAgctgctggggatgcaaagacaaagaaGGTCGCTCCACTGTTCGGGGCTGCTGGGACGCCCCATGCTGTCCCTGGCAAGCGCTGTCGCAGACCTGCTTCCCTTTACTCCCTCTTCCTCGTCCTCATGTCCTCGGGAGGGGGCGCTCCAAGCGCGGCGCTCCTCTCTAGCTTTGCGTGCCTCTTCTCCATGGTGTGCggctgggggaagaggggaacCTGAGCCACACTTCCGGTTCCTAGCGCGCTGCTTCCGGCTGCCTGCTGTGCTGCTCATAGGTGACTGAGGGTGTCCGCGTAGCTCGCCGGGGACCCCTGGGACTGCGAGCAGAGTGGGAGGGACCGCCTCTTAGTATCCCTGTGTTCCTGACCCCTTCCCCGGGGCCGGGAGGGTAGCCTGTGTTTGCACGTCCCGCGCGTCCTCCTTTGCCGCGTCCTTTTCCGTCACCCCCCTACCTCAGGTGTGCTCGACAGTCCGTGGCCTTCCCTGCGCGTCCCCCTGCCCTCCCCCGTCTCTGTCCCATCCTCGTAACGTACCTTCCTCCCCCTCATGTCCCCTTGCCCTGCGTCCCCCCACCGCGCTAAGTGTTTCCCACTCCCAAGGCTCCTCCCTCCGGCCATCCTGCCCTTCTGTGTTCCTGCATCCCACTCGCCGCTACTCCTTTCAGTGCCCTGACCCCCGACGCCGCCTTCCTGTGTCAGCCCAGCACCTCTTCTCCGGACCCCGTCTCGCCCGGTGCTGCTTCTGCCCCTTACTCTCTCCGGCACTCCCGTAGGCCCCAGGGCTCCGTCCTAGGAGCCGCTCCCCCATCGGCGTATTGCAGGTTCTTCCCGACCGCGGCTTTGGgcactcctcccctcccccttccctcgtGGTGCCTGATCTTGCCAAACGGGGCGTGGCCGGTGCGCTGGTCTGGGGAGGGTGACTTTGACTCGGGAGAGGCTGGTCTCGGAGGAGGGAGGGGCTGGGAGGCGGCGCTTCCAAGCTGAAAAAGCCAAGGGGCCCGTGCTGCTCGCTGCCCAAACCTGTTTGTGGGGCAGGGAGGGAGCGGTAAAAGGAGAAAGCTTCAattaagggagagaaaaaaatgagaggaggaAGGATTCATAGGCATGTCTTGGGTGAGGGGACTCGCTTTTTCCTGTGTCCCAAGTCCCAGAGAAGTCGTTGTCGGAGTGATGTTCCATTCTCACACTTGCTGTCCAGCCATTTCTTTCCAGCATTTAAGAGTCACTCACATGCCAGACCGCTGTCAGCTAACCCTCACTTCAGACTAGGTGTAATAATAACATAAAAGTGCTGACATTTTcctggcactttaaggtttgcaaaacatattgaacatattttgcttttatcctcacaaccaccccaGAAGGTAGGTGCTGTTAATTAGCCGTGTCTAATCTCCAGTTTGCTTGGTATAGATCCAGTTGCTGTAGGACAAGATTTTTGACCAAAGAATAAGGAGGATCTAACACTGATGGATTCCTCAGGTCTGAGGAGAGTCATAAGATCATAGCTCTAAAGAGGGAGCCGACCATGGAGGCCGTGTGGTTAGATTTAcagaaatgagaaactgaggcacagcagGAAACAGCCCACACCATTGTTGAAGTTGGGTGgaactatttttattaaaaaattacagTAATCTATCAAACTTGGAATGAAAGGTGACGTTGTACTGTTGAGTTAGAGAATGGGTTCAAGGAAGGCTTATTAGATAGTGACTTTGAACTGAAATTTGATTGAAAAGAGAACTTGTTTTCTGTGCCTTAAGTGTTCTTGATGAGTCTGCCTTGAAGATTtacatgagagagagagatggaaaaagggaTTCATGGaggaggggtggagagaggaaagagagagaggttaGTGCACAAGAGTTTGAATGAGCAGTGAGAACTTAAGTAACATGTCTGTCTTCCTGATATCCAGAATGCTGAAGGCCCTGGTATTGTTTTTCCTGGCCTGGGTCTGCTTCCTCTTTTATGCTGGAATTGCTCTCTTCACCAGTGGCTTCCTGCTCACCCGGCTGGAGCTTACTAATCATAGCAGCTGTCAGGAGTTGCCTGGAAAAGGACCTCTGGTGGGAGGTGGCCGAGGTGAACCCGGAGCCTGCTGGACAGCTCCCCGATTTTCCCGAGCTGTGATAGTGTTGATAGATGCACTTCGATTCGATTTTGTACAACCTTGGCCAGGTGGCCTTCCTGCCCAATACCCCTACCTAGGAAAACTAGGTTCCATACAGCACCTTTTGGAAACCAAGCCACAACATGCCCGCCTGTACCGGTTCCTGGCTGACCCACCCACCACCACCATGCAGAGACTCAAGGCCCTCACCACAGGCTCTTTACCTACTTTCATTGATGCTGGGAGCAACTTTGCTAGCTATGCCATCCAAGAAGATAACCTCATTGCTCAGCTCAACAACACTGGTCAGTCTAAAAAGGTTATGGAATGTTAAAAACTTAGGATGTTAAAATGATATTAACCTAGAATTGAAAGGGATCATCCAGGCCAAATTCTCACTCAGTGAGGAATCCCTTCTTTAAAGCCATGATGAGGAGTTATCCTGCATTTGCTTTTTATACGTTTAGTCAACAGTGTTAATCATTAGAAGTTTCAACTCTGAAACTTAAACCTTTTGCTCCCAACTACGAAATAAGTATATTTCTTTGTGATATTCCTTTGCtatttgaagatagctattaTGTCTACCTTAGACTGTTTTACCCAGGTTAAATGTCCTCAGGTCATTCAGTCTATCTTTATATGATAAGATTTTCAGGCCATCACACATCATTCTGGTCATGTTCCTCTGTAAATATACCAATTTGTTAATGTTGATATCATGGTACCCAGAAGGGAACACAACATTCCTAAAGTGTTGTGTGTTACCTCCTgcagttatatatttttttagacATTAATGTctaaactatattaaatactttatTCCTTCTAATTTAGCCTGAAGTCACAGTTTTTTTGGTCTCACAATTGATTCATAGTGTAAGCCCAGACCTCTTAAATAAAAAACTCAGATTACTTGAACTGCTGTTAAGACAAAGAGGTTAGTGTAGTAAAGAACTTTAGAGACCAGGTAGTGTAGGATTTTTTTGCCTGGAgtccatgaactttaaaaaatataaatgcgTACACATGTTAACTGTATATTCAttacaattggtttcctttgcagtcctttgtgttgttttttatgcatttaaaaacattattctaagaaaggcTTCTTGGGTTTTATCATACTAATGAAGAGAGGTCAGTAATACAAAGAAACAGATGAACCTATGTTCTGTTCCAACCCTCTTAATTAGGTGACTATTTCATCCTCTTCCCCATACTTAACAAGCCACTTCCATATTATCCCTTACCTTAGATATTTTCTTGTCCTCATACTTCTACCatcttcccatcccttccccttctctttagATACCTTACTCTCATTCAAATTAATTTAGACCTTAATAGGTCTAGTCAGGTGAAATGATTTACCTAAGATGGTACAATTAATTTGTGGAAGAGTTGTCACTAGAGCCTACCTGCTCTTCCAATCTTATGCTTTTTCACAATATGCTACAGGTTCTTCTCATACTTTACCTTCCTTCCTTGTGTGTTCTCTTCACTATCACAGAGTCTCCACTTTCTTCTTTGTCTGAGGCTTTTTTCCTACTGTTTTACCTGTCTCTGTTTGCCTTATCAGCAGTTTAAACTCCTGATGCATGACCCGCCCTATGCTAAACTTTGTTGGCCCACAATGAGGGTAtagtccttcccctcccctcccaaaaaatTTACAACATAATTGAGGAAAACTATTTACTTTTATTAAACAACTagagaatgataaaagaaatataaactctttggtGGACTGGATTGTTTTTAATTGTTGACTGATATAACTAagattactataaatatttgaaatatttgaaaggaaagatTATGGTAGATTAGAATGGTTAGGTAAGGTTTTCATGTAGGAGATATGACTTGAATTGCATTGTTAATAATGGCTAGGATTTGGATAAGCAAAGAATGAGGAGGGGAGGGTATTACAGATGGTATGAATGGTATTAGCAAAGGCTGGGATGTAAAAATGGTAATGGGTCATTGCCTTTTGAAAAGGCATGGCTAAAGCAAAAGATTTATATtgatgggggaaggaaagaaggggaaattgtAGAGTGAGAccatattataaaataatcttcAAAAATTCTCCCTGACTCTCCCAATGCTACAGGGAAACGTGTGGTCTTCATGGGGGATGACACTTGGAAGGGGCTGTTCCCAGAAGCTTTCTCTCAAGCCTTCTTCTTCCCATCTTTCAATGTTAAAGATCTACACACTGTGGACAGTGGCATTCTGGAGCACCTCTACCCTACCAGTGAGCAGTCCTAAGTGGGATCTGGGCTTAGATTTTGATGGAAGGGAGAGGTGGGGATAGACCAGTCTTATATTTGGGTCATATTCTGAGAAGCTAGTGCTAAACTCAATTTGTAAAATATGGAGTTAAGACCATTGGAGACTATTTGTATTTGTCCCAACATACATTGGATCTGATTTTGAGCTGCATTATGCAGCGGGGTAAGGATGTGATTCTTTGAAAGTCCTTTGGATGGTACTTTCCTGGGTGATGAAATTTGGAGTCAATTTCCATTGGTAGAGGATATTAAAGGTTGAGAAACGAAGGAGGGGTATCAGGCCCTTTGTCTCAGTGTTGCTATCTACAGTGGACAGAGATGACTGGGACCTGCTGATTGCTCACTTCCTGGGTGTAGATCACTGTGGCCACAAACATGGTCCCCACCATCCTGAGATGGCCAAGAAGCTGAACCAGATGGACCAGGTGCTTCAGTAAGTTGTACTTTATTTAGTACATTTTATTTAGTAAATTTAGAGAAATTTAGTTGTGGGCAGGAAGCAGGGCCTAAATTGATGATGGAGCAGAGATAGTAGCTCTTTGGggatagagagggagggaaagggagagaggaaaacagacagacagacatagaggaGTAAGAGTGTTTGAGTGTGGTAGGGAGGGTAGTTAGATATGGAACATGATCTGGTCAGGACTATCTTCTAATAGTGTGGGAGTAGGGGTTAGGGCATAGGAGATCACTGTATATTTGTTGGTTCTCTATTGAAGTACTTAATGTGATTAGACGTTCATTGTTGGGATTTTGTCTAATACTCTGTTGGCTCCACTTAATTATTGCCACCAGTATTCCCTTTCAGAAACTTGAGGTCATGTTTATTTGGGTTCCCTCTATCATTGAGTAACTTGGGTCTCATTGAAAACTAGCCTGAGGGTAATGGGACCTGATTACCAGtatctgaacttcagtttctttttgtgaATTAGGACAATTATTTTAACTGCTTGCTTCATAGAGTTATCATGTTAGGGCTAAACAAGATAACATGGCATCCTGTAAAACCATAAACTCCTAAGAATGCTCTTTTAATGAATGCCAGGGGTCAAGGGATGACTATACTCAGGATAGTATCTTCCCAAAggttccttctctttcccccattgTTTTGTGCCGTGCAATTAGGACTCTTGTGGAGCGACTGGAGaatgatacattgctggtggtgGCTGGAGATCATGGCATGACAGAGACAGGAGACCATGGTGGGGACAGCAAGCCAGAAGTCATGGCTGCCCTCTTTCTCTACAGTTCTTTGCCCCTTTTCCCCAGGGCACCCCCAGAAGTAAGTTCAAAagccattagtttttttttttccccaggtctcctctttccttttgacCCCTTggactctttttctctttttgatttcattGTCTTTTAGGTGACTATTTCATCCTCTTCCCCATACTTAACAAGCCACTTCCATATTATCCCTTACCTCAGATATTTTCTTGTCCTCATACTTCTACCaccttcccatcccttccccttctctttagATACCTTACTCTCATCATTTTTACCTATCTCTATcacttttaaatgttcttttctttgctCCTCCTCATTGCACTCTGGACAGTGGTCTTTTTCCTCCACCCTTTCCACTGATTTGTTCCTACCTTTGATTTTATTGCCTCCAGGACCCGGAAGTGGTTCCCCAGGTGAACCTGGTACCGACACTCGCCCTTCTGCTTGGCCTGCCTATACCTTTTGGAAACATAGGAGAAGTGATAGTGGATCTGTTTTCAGGAGAAGTAGATACCCAGCCTCTTGCTACAGCTCTTGCACAAGCCTCTGCTTACCATCTCAATGCCCAACAGGTAGGGGACCTGGGGACAGGGCTGTCTTGGACTAGGATCTAGGAGTTAGAAACTTGAACAAAAAACCCACAGCCTGTGCCTTCATGCTCATTTTCTCTATCCTTCATCTCCTGAGCCATTTCTGTTCTTTACTTAGCCTATATAAGATATGGATTCTAGCCCTGGGGCATTTTGGCTACTGTacatttctgtttttcccccCTCTACCTCTACCCTTTCCATGCcttattgacattttctttccTGTACCCTTTCTGCAGGTATCCCGTTTTCTTCATGCTTACTCATTAGCTGCCCAGGACTTGCCCCCTGAGGAATTGCAACGCCTTCAGGACCTCTTCTCCTCTGCATCTTCTGAATATAAGCGACTGTTAGATCAGCTGAAGACTGAAGAGGTCAGAGAGGCTGACGTACAGGCTCTGATCTCCCAGCTGAGATTGTTCTTGCAGGGAGCGAGGACAGCCTGCACAGAGACATGGGCTCGATTCCGCCCAGCCCGAATGATAGGGGGCACTGTGCTCCTGGCCTTCACCTGCCTCCTCTGCCTAGTGACCTCTGGGCTCACCAGCTCCCCTGACTTCCCTTTCCTAGGCCTGCTCCTAAAGTCTGTGGCCTGGGGCCTGGTAGGAGCTGCCTTGCTAGCTGGGGGACTGATAGTAGGAAGGACTGGGCTAGACCCAGCTCTGTTGTGTTCAGGGGGTGCAGCCACTTCCCTCGTGGCCTTCCTGTGGGCTTTAAAATGGAGAGGGAAGCCACCAATGGCAATCTTTCTCCCAGGCCCTTTGCCCATCCTGGTGCTCCTGTTTCTTCGATTTGCTGCCCTCTTTTCTGACAGCTTTGTCCTGGCTGAGGCCCGGGCAGCCCCCTTCCTTTTATGTTCGTTGTCCCTGTTTGTGGTGGCTCAGCTGCACTGGGAGGGCCGGCTTCTGGTGGGGGGACCCACAGCTTCTTGCCTCAGTTCCCCCACAGCATCTGTGGCACGGCGGGAGGGTCCTCGGGCCTTGGGGCTATTGGTTGGCCTGCTCCTGTGTGTACGCCTGTCCAGTCTCTTCCATCGCTGCCCAGAAGAGACACCTGTTTGCCAGTCATCACCCTGGTTAGCTCCTTTATCTTCAGTGGGTGGTGGCCAGGCCAAGAACCTTTGGTATGGGGCATGTCTAGGGGCACTAGGGGTGCTTGTCCTGTCTGTAAGATTTTGGCTACGTCGCTGTGGGAATCTGAACAGCTCTGCACCTTCAATCCTCTTTGTGCGCTGGGGATTGCCACTGATGGCTCTGGGCACTGCTGCCCACTGGGCATTGGCTTCAGGCTCAGATGAGGCACCCCCCAGGCTACAGGCCTTGGTGTCTGGAGCTGTGATAGGGTTGCCACGGGTTGTATTGGGTCTGGCAGCCATAGGACTGGGGCTGCTGCTTTGGCAGCCTGTCACAGTATTGGTCAAGACTGGGGCAAGCAGCCCCAACCCCATCGTTGTCCCTTTTGTGGGACCCCCTGCCTCCCAAGCTGACCTGAACTATGTAGTCCCTCAGATCTACCGTCGAATGCAGGAGGCACTGAGGGGGAAGCTGGCTGGGGGTGGGGGCCAGACACCACTGGCACTGGCAGCCTACGGGCTGGGGAGTGTGTACTCTGCCGCCGTGGTGACCACTCTTGCCCTGCTGGTCTTCCCACTGCTGCTGCTGCACACTGAGCGGATCATCCTCGCCTTCCTGATCCTCTTCCTTCAGAGTTTCCTACTCTTGCAGCTGCTCGCCGCTGCTGTTGGAACCCCTGCTGGAAGCCCTGGTAGGCGGCAGGACAGTCCCGTCCATAGATATCCCTAGAATATCCATCTCCTTGTCCTTGGAACAGCTATACTCCCAGGTGGACCATCGAGGCTGGGGAGAAAGGTTGTCCTCTCCTTAGTAATGGCAGGCCTACTTCAGTCACCTTGACATTTGGTCTTACTTTATAATAGTGCTGCTGTCACCAGTTCTTGAGGAGATTCTGATCTGGGAGAAGTCAGGGCTCAAACACTTCCCCCTGCTCCACACCTATTGCCCTCTCCACTCTAATCAGGATTGTTTCCTTTGGAGAAGTTTTACCCCACTGATTAATCTCTAGACAGTTAGGGGACCATTTGTCTGCAACAGTGAGCACTGGGGAAGTTGGATCAGGGTGACTAGGCAGAGGAGATGGATGCAAAGTGGGAGCAGAATTAAAGAACAGGAGCAGAGTACAGGAAAGTCATGTGACATtgttggggggaaaggagaacaAGCTAACAGTGTGAAGGTGATAAATTTGTGTGTTCTTCCCAGGTCCCTTCTCCGTGCCATGGCTAGCTATTTCTGCTTGGGCTCTCACAGCCACTCAGACCTTCTACTCCACAGGCCATCAACCTGTCTTTCCAGCTATCCACTGGAATGCTGCCTTTGTGGGCTTCCCTGAAGGACATGATTCATCCCCTGTGCTGCCCGCTCTGCTCGTAGGGGCCAACACCTTTGCCTCCCACCTTCTTTTTTCAGGTATCTCATCCCCCAACCTCCATTCCGTCTCCTAAGACTAAGACTCTAGAAGGGAGTGGTGGTACTTCCCACCTgagtaggggaagggaagaaacttACTGTTTCCTTTTATCTCAGTTGCTCAGTGTGTAAGACTGGCCAAGGTATCATGA of the Sarcophilus harrisii chromosome 1, mSarHar1.11, whole genome shotgun sequence genome contains:
- the PIGO gene encoding GPI ethanolamine phosphate transferase 3 isoform X5 translates to MSSENLSNMSVFLISRMLKALVLFFLAWVCFLFYAGIALFTSGFLLTRLELTNHSSCQELPGKGPLVGGGRGEPGACWTAPRFSRAVIVLIDALRFDFVQPWPGGLPAQYPYLGKLGSIQHLLETKPQHARLYRFLADPPTTTMQRLKALTTGSLPTFIDAGSNFASYAIQEDNLIAQLNNTGKRVVFMGDDTWKGLFPEAFSQAFFFPSFNVKDLHTVDSGILEHLYPTMDRDDWDLLIAHFLGVDHCGHKHGPHHPEMAKKLNQMDQVLQTLVERLENDTLLVVAGDHGMTETGDHGGDSKPEVMAALFLYSSLPLFPRAPPEDPEVVPQVNLVPTLALLLGLPIPFGNIGEVIVDLFSGEVDTQPLATALAQASAYHLNAQQVSRFLHAYSLAAQDLPPEELQRLQDLFSSASSEYKRLLDQLKTEEVREADVQALISQLRLFLQGARTACTETWARFRPARMIGGTVLLAFTCLLCLVTSGLTSSPDFPFLGLLLKSVAWGLVGAALLAGGLIVGRTGLDPALLCSGGAATSLVAFLWALKWRGKPPMAIFLPGPLPILVLLFLRFAALFSDSFVLAEARAAPFLLCSLSLFVVAQLHWEGRLLVGGPTASCLSSPTASVARREGPRALGLLVGLLLCVRLSSLFHRCPEETPVCQSSPWLAPLSSVGGGQAKNLWYGACLGALGVLVLSVRFWLRRCGNLNSSAPSILFVRWGLPLMALGTAAHWALASGSDEAPPRLQALVSGAVIGLPRVVLGLAAIGLGLLLWQPVTVLVKTGASSPNPIVVPFVGPPASQADLNYVVPQIYRRMQEALRGKLAGGGGQTPLALAAYGLGSVYSAAVVTTLALLVFPLLLLHTERIILAFLILFLQSFLLLQLLAAAVGTPAGSPGPFSVPWLAISAWALTATQTFYSTGHQPVFPAIHWNAAFVGFPEGHDSSPVLPALLVGANTFASHLLFSGSWLPTALALALCV
- the PIGO gene encoding GPI ethanolamine phosphate transferase 3 isoform X4, which gives rise to MLKALVLFFLAWVCFLFYAGIALFTSGFLLTRLELTNHSSCQELPGKGPLVGGGRGEPGACWTAPRFSRAVIVLIDALRFDFVQPWPGGLPAQYPYLGKLGSIQHLLETKPQHARLYRFLADPPTTTMQRLKALTTGSLPTFIDAGSNFASYAIQEDNLIAQLNNTGKRVVFMGDDTWKGLFPEAFSQAFFFPSFNVKDLHTVDSGILEHLYPTNHCGHKHGPHHPEMAKKLNQMDQVLQTLVERLENDTLLVVAGDHGMTETGDHGGDSKPEVMAALFLYSSLPLFPRAPPEDPEVVPQVNLVPTLALLLGLPIPFGNIGEVIVDLFSGEVDTQPLATALAQASAYHLNAQQVSRFLHAYSLAAQDLPPEELQRLQDLFSSASSEYKRLLDQLKTEEVREADVQALISQLRLFLQGARTACTETWARFRPARMIGGTVLLAFTCLLCLVTSGLTSSPDFPFLGLLLKSVAWGLVGAALLAGGLIVGRTGLDPALLCSGGAATSLVAFLWALKWRGKPPMAIFLPGPLPILVLLFLRFAALFSDSFVLAEARAAPFLLCSLSLFVVAQLHWEGRLLVGGPTASCLSSPTASVARREGPRALGLLVGLLLCVRLSSLFHRCPEETPVCQSSPWLAPLSSVGGGQAKNLWYGACLGALGVLVLSVRFWLRRCGNLNSSAPSILFVRWGLPLMALGTAAHWALASGSDEAPPRLQALVSGAVIGLPRVVLGLAAIGLGLLLWQPVTVLVKTGASSPNPIVVPFVGPPASQADLNYVVPQIYRRMQEALRGKLAGGGGQTPLALAAYGLGSVYSAAVVTTLALLVFPLLLLHTERIILAFLILFLQSFLLLQLLAAAVGTPAGSPGPFSVPWLAISAWALTATQTFYSTGHQPVFPAIHWNAAFVGFPEGHDSSPVLPALLVGANTFASHLLFSVGCPLLLLWPFVCEGHSSTKKKKSLTSGTEEEGEKEEPLMEMRLRDAPHHFNAALLQLGLKYLFILGVQVLACVLAASILRRHLMVWKVFAPKFIFEAVGFVVSSVALLLGVALVMWVDRAVGSWFKQLILSQER